One window of Xanthomonas sp. 10-10 genomic DNA carries:
- a CDS encoding TldD/PmbA family protein: protein MDRRTFLTLSGIGAAGLLLPHTRLIAAEQLLTPNDAVRSRRLSDTALSTAKAAGASYCDVRVGRYLRQFVITREAQVENVVNAESSGVGVRVLADGAWGFAAANTLTSDGVATATRQAVAIAKANARLGGTPVQLAPVTAAGQVRWRTPIKKNAMEVPLQDKVALLMDVNAAALNAGATFVASRMFAINEQKYFASSDGSYIDQDVHRLWLPFTVTAVDKASGKFRTRDGLSSPMGMGYEYLDGDAREKHALPGGLVGYGKSYDAREDAIAAAKQARAKLTAPSVKAGKYDLVIDPSNLFLTIHESVGHPLELDRVLGYEANYAGTSFATLDKRDAKFRWGSDTVTFVADKTQPGSLGAVGYDDEGVKTKQWDLVKDGILVDYQCTRDQAHLLGKTASDGCSYADSWSNVQFQRMPNVSLAAGKTPLAVADMIKNVERGLYIHGRGSYSIDQQRYNAQFGGQLFYEIENGQVTRLVEDGAYQIRTPEFWNACSAVCDERDFRLGGSFFDGKGQPSQVSAVSHGSATARFDGINVINTARSLG from the coding sequence GTGGACCGTCGTACCTTCCTCACCTTGTCCGGCATCGGTGCAGCCGGGTTGCTGCTGCCGCATACGCGCCTGATCGCTGCCGAACAGTTGCTCACACCCAACGATGCCGTGCGCAGCCGGCGCTTGTCCGATACCGCGCTGAGCACCGCCAAGGCAGCCGGTGCCAGTTATTGCGATGTGCGCGTAGGCCGTTATCTGCGCCAGTTCGTGATCACCCGCGAGGCGCAGGTGGAGAACGTGGTCAACGCCGAATCCAGCGGCGTGGGCGTGCGCGTGCTGGCCGATGGCGCGTGGGGGTTTGCGGCCGCCAACACGCTCACCAGCGATGGCGTGGCCACCGCCACGCGCCAGGCGGTGGCGATCGCCAAGGCCAACGCGCGGCTGGGTGGTACGCCGGTGCAGCTGGCGCCCGTGACAGCGGCCGGGCAAGTGCGCTGGCGCACGCCGATCAAGAAGAATGCGATGGAGGTACCGCTGCAGGACAAGGTGGCGCTGCTGATGGACGTCAATGCGGCCGCGCTCAACGCCGGCGCCACCTTCGTGGCCTCGCGCATGTTTGCCATCAACGAGCAAAAATACTTCGCCAGCAGCGATGGCTCCTATATCGATCAGGATGTGCACCGGCTGTGGCTGCCCTTCACCGTGACTGCGGTGGACAAGGCCAGCGGCAAGTTCCGCACCCGCGACGGGCTGTCTTCGCCGATGGGCATGGGCTACGAGTATCTGGACGGCGATGCGCGCGAGAAGCACGCGCTACCTGGCGGGCTTGTCGGGTATGGAAAAAGCTACGATGCGCGCGAAGACGCCATTGCCGCCGCAAAGCAGGCGCGCGCCAAGCTCACCGCGCCCTCGGTGAAGGCCGGCAAATACGATCTGGTGATCGACCCGAGCAATCTGTTTCTTACCATCCACGAGTCGGTCGGCCACCCGCTCGAGCTCGATCGCGTGCTCGGGTACGAGGCCAACTACGCCGGCACCAGCTTCGCCACGCTGGACAAGCGCGATGCGAAGTTCCGCTGGGGCAGCGACACGGTGACGTTCGTCGCCGACAAGACGCAGCCAGGCAGCCTGGGTGCGGTGGGCTACGACGATGAGGGCGTCAAGACCAAGCAATGGGACCTGGTCAAGGACGGCATCCTGGTCGACTACCAATGCACGCGCGATCAGGCGCATCTGCTCGGCAAGACCGCCTCCGATGGCTGCAGTTACGCCGACTCGTGGTCCAACGTGCAGTTCCAGCGCATGCCCAATGTGTCGCTGGCTGCGGGCAAGACGCCGCTGGCGGTGGCGGACATGATCAAGAACGTCGAGCGCGGGCTGTACATCCACGGGCGCGGCTCGTATTCGATCGATCAGCAGCGCTACAACGCCCAGTTCGGCGGGCAGCTGTTCTACGAGATCGAGAACGGCCAGGTCACGCGGTTGGTGGAAGACGGCGCCTATCAGATTCGCACGCCGGAATTCTGGAACGCCTGCAGCGCGGTGTGCGACGAGCGCGACTTCCGTCTGGGCGGCTCGTTCTTCGATGGCAAGGGCCAACCCAGCCAGGTGTCGGCAGTATCGCATGGCTCGGCCACGGCGCGCTTCGATGGCATCAACGTGATCAATACCGCGCGTTCGTTAGGCTGA
- a CDS encoding DUF2164 domain-containing protein: MTNIKFTEGERAAIIRKVQLYFSEELKQQIGRFDAEFLLDFFAEEVGAYFYNRGVYDAQAIIAKQLDDLGESIYQLERPTDFKK; the protein is encoded by the coding sequence ATGACCAATATCAAATTCACCGAAGGCGAGCGGGCGGCGATCATCCGCAAGGTCCAGCTTTACTTCAGCGAGGAGCTGAAGCAGCAGATCGGACGCTTCGATGCAGAGTTCCTGCTCGATTTCTTTGCCGAAGAAGTCGGAGCCTACTTTTACAACCGTGGCGTCTACGATGCCCAGGCGATCATCGCCAAGCAGCTGGACGATCTGGGAGAGTCGATCTACCAGCTGGAACGTCCGACCGACTTTAAAAAGTGA
- a CDS encoding LuxR family transcriptional regulator, with amino-acid sequence MAAVMLQATPAFSASTATSPLVGTWLLDTSSLPMPPAARPKRVVLDFKQVPGNKWTTSAEIVEHDNNTLQAQSTLSLDGTPGKASGTYLVDRAAVKMPEPGVLVMQLMYQGVPASTRTYTVSADGKVMTEIEAYFKDGNPMMRTAYFKRVASQTK; translated from the coding sequence GTGGCTGCCGTCATGTTGCAAGCCACACCCGCATTCTCCGCATCAACCGCAACCTCGCCACTGGTCGGAACCTGGCTGCTGGACACCAGCAGCCTGCCGATGCCACCTGCTGCACGACCCAAACGTGTCGTCCTGGATTTCAAGCAGGTCCCCGGCAACAAATGGACAACCAGCGCCGAGATCGTCGAACACGACAACAACACCTTGCAGGCGCAATCCACGCTGTCGCTGGACGGCACGCCGGGCAAGGCATCCGGCACCTACCTGGTCGATCGTGCCGCAGTCAAAATGCCCGAGCCCGGCGTGCTGGTCATGCAGTTGATGTATCAAGGCGTGCCGGCATCCACACGCACCTATACGGTCAGCGCCGATGGCAAGGTGATGACCGAGATCGAAGCGTACTTCAAGGACGGCAACCCGATGATGCGCACGGCGTATTTCAAGCGCGTGGCAAGTCAGACCAAGTGA
- a CDS encoding class 1 fructose-bisphosphatase, whose amino-acid sequence MSRPSLTRFLIEEQHAGRIDAELRQLITIVSRACKRISIAVSKGALGGVLGDAGTGNVQGEAQKKLDVLSNDILLEANAWGGHLAACASEEMDHSQPVPDQYPSGDFLLLFDPLDGSSNIDVNVSVGTIFSVLRAPKGTEKPGDEHFLQPGTQQVAAGYCIYGPSTMLVLTLGHGTHAFTLEREEGSFLLTQANMRVPEDTAEYAINMSNQRHWEPAMQSYAGDLLAGKDGSRGKDFNMRWIASMVADVHRILTRGGIFIYPWDKKDASKPGKLRLMYEANPMSMLVEQAGGAATTGRERILDIQPTQLHQRVPVFLGSKNEVNEATRYHVEFDKAQG is encoded by the coding sequence ATGTCGCGTCCCTCGCTGACCCGCTTCCTGATCGAAGAGCAACACGCCGGCCGTATCGATGCGGAATTGCGCCAGCTGATCACCATCGTCTCGCGCGCCTGCAAGCGCATTTCCATTGCCGTGAGCAAGGGCGCCCTGGGCGGCGTGCTCGGCGATGCCGGCACCGGCAACGTGCAGGGCGAGGCGCAGAAGAAGCTCGACGTGCTCAGCAACGACATCCTGCTGGAAGCCAATGCCTGGGGCGGCCATCTGGCTGCGTGCGCTTCCGAAGAAATGGACCACAGCCAGCCGGTGCCCGACCAATACCCCAGCGGCGATTTCCTGCTGCTGTTCGACCCGCTGGACGGCAGCTCCAACATCGACGTCAACGTCTCGGTCGGCACCATCTTCTCGGTGCTGCGCGCGCCCAAGGGCACCGAAAAGCCCGGCGACGAGCACTTCCTGCAGCCGGGCACGCAACAGGTGGCCGCCGGCTACTGCATCTACGGCCCCAGCACGATGCTGGTGCTTACGCTGGGCCACGGTACCCACGCCTTCACCCTGGAGCGCGAGGAAGGCAGCTTCCTGCTGACCCAGGCCAACATGCGCGTGCCCGAAGACACCGCCGAATACGCCATCAACATGTCCAACCAGCGCCACTGGGAACCGGCCATGCAGTCCTACGCGGGCGATCTGCTGGCGGGCAAGGACGGCAGCCGCGGCAAGGACTTCAACATGCGCTGGATCGCTAGCATGGTCGCCGACGTGCACCGCATCCTTACTCGCGGCGGCATCTTCATCTACCCCTGGGACAAGAAGGACGCGTCCAAGCCGGGCAAGCTGCGCCTGATGTACGAAGCCAACCCGATGAGCATGCTGGTCGAGCAAGCCGGCGGCGCAGCCACCACCGGGCGCGAGCGCATTCTGGACATCCAACCCACGCAGCTGCACCAGCGCGTGCCGGTTTTTTTGGGCTCGAAGAACGAAGTCAACGAGGCCACGCGCTATCACGTTGAGTTCGACAAGGCGCAGGGCTGA
- a CDS encoding amino acid aminotransferase → MSFFANVEQVPGDPILGLTEAYNADSRPNKVNLGVGIYYDENGRIPLLRAVHKIEQQLAQEAKPRGYLPIDGLAAYDKATQELLFGAESALVASGRVATSQTVGGSGALRVGADLLKKLLPTATIAISNPSWENHRAVFGAAGFEVVDYTYFDAATHGLNFDGMLADLAKLEPGTVVLLHACCHNPTGADLTKEQWKQVAGLLKERNLFPFVDIAYQGFDKGIEADAYAVRLLAAEGIDSYVVASSYSKSFSLYGERVGALSVVSATAAEAKAVQSQVKRIIRTIYSSPSTHGAALVAGVLTSPELRDLWEQELTEMRERIHSLRAGLVEKLATLGSPEFEFIQRQAGMFSYSGLTRTQVDRLREEFAIYAVGTGRICVAALSQRNLDYVAQAVATVSRM, encoded by the coding sequence GTGTCCTTCTTTGCAAACGTGGAACAGGTTCCAGGCGACCCCATCCTGGGCCTGACCGAGGCCTACAACGCCGATAGCCGCCCCAACAAGGTCAATCTGGGCGTGGGCATCTATTACGACGAAAACGGGCGCATCCCGCTGTTGCGCGCCGTGCACAAGATCGAGCAGCAGCTCGCGCAGGAAGCCAAACCGCGCGGCTATCTGCCCATCGACGGCCTGGCCGCGTACGACAAGGCCACCCAGGAGCTGCTGTTCGGCGCCGAGTCGGCGCTGGTGGCCTCCGGCCGCGTGGCGACCTCGCAGACCGTCGGTGGCAGCGGTGCGCTGCGCGTGGGCGCGGACCTGCTCAAGAAGCTGCTGCCCACCGCCACCATCGCCATCAGCAACCCGAGCTGGGAAAACCATCGCGCGGTGTTCGGCGCGGCCGGCTTCGAGGTGGTGGATTACACCTATTTCGACGCGGCGACCCACGGCCTGAACTTCGACGGCATGCTCGCCGACCTGGCCAAGCTGGAGCCGGGCACGGTGGTACTGCTGCACGCCTGCTGCCACAACCCCACCGGCGCGGACCTGACCAAGGAGCAGTGGAAGCAGGTCGCCGGCCTGCTGAAAGAGCGCAACCTGTTCCCGTTCGTGGACATCGCCTACCAGGGCTTCGACAAGGGCATCGAAGCCGATGCCTACGCGGTGCGCCTGCTCGCTGCCGAAGGCATCGACAGCTACGTGGTCGCCAGCTCGTATTCCAAATCGTTCTCGTTGTATGGCGAGCGCGTGGGCGCGCTGTCGGTGGTCTCGGCCACCGCGGCCGAAGCCAAGGCGGTGCAGTCGCAGGTCAAGCGCATCATCCGCACCATCTATTCCAGCCCGTCCACGCACGGCGCCGCGCTGGTGGCCGGCGTGCTGACCAGCCCGGAATTGCGCGATCTGTGGGAGCAGGAACTGACCGAAATGCGCGAGCGCATCCATTCGTTGCGTGCAGGCCTGGTCGAAAAACTGGCCACGCTGGGCTCGCCGGAATTCGAGTTCATCCAGCGCCAGGCCGGCATGTTCTCGTACTCGGGCCTGACCAGGACCCAGGTGGACCGCCTGCGCGAAGAGTTCGCCATCTACGCCGTGGGCACCGGCCGCATCTGCGTGGCCGCACTGAGCCAGCGCAACCTGGACTACGTGGCGCAGGCCGTGGCGACCGTCAGCCGGATGTAA
- a CDS encoding TonB-dependent receptor, translating to MPRLTLLAAACGLFVASAVAPALAAEPAPAPQTLPAVQVDAARVHGVDDFDLPASFTVVAADDDNRRGAQVSELLDGIPGLVARDRQNYAQDTQLSIRGFGARSTFGVRGVRLLVDGIPASMPDGQGQLSHFNVLGAERVEVLRGPFSALYGNSSGGVLQLWSADGKPDDPWRLRATYGSNATVNVGAQLLGQQGAVHYNLAANHFETDGFRDHSRARRDSVNAKLGFDLAPGSRLDLVLNYLDAPDAQDPLGLTRAQFNADPAQATSVATQFNTRKSVRQSQAGAIFTQQFDSQTVRLMAYGGQRSVEQFLAVPVAVQRNPLHSGGVIDLDSNYEGADARWAWQGEALGRPLQLTVGANVDRQRQHRTGYENFVGTTLGVQGALRRNQRDQVENVDQFAQAWWQWSERWSALLGVRHSQVRFRSDDHYIVGRNPDDSGRRDYSATTPVAGIVFRATDDLRFYASAGRGFETPTFNELGYRNDGGAGLALDLGSATSRNYEVGSKWRAQSGAALQLALFRADTDDELAVASNTNGRSTYRNIGATRRQGAELSWNQPVGATQQLQLAYTFVDATVRDGYLTCASSGCATPTAPVASGSRLPGVPRQQLFARWQWQPLQWQFAAETVASDATVVNDLATERAPGYALVNLEASRRWTTSFGGLRTFARIDNALDRQYVGSVIVNDGNGRYYEPGPDRTYTVGLQWDFGG from the coding sequence ATGCCCAGACTCACCCTGTTGGCCGCTGCGTGCGGTCTGTTCGTTGCGAGCGCCGTGGCGCCCGCCCTGGCCGCCGAGCCCGCACCCGCGCCGCAGACACTGCCCGCCGTGCAGGTGGACGCCGCGCGTGTGCACGGCGTGGACGACTTCGACCTGCCGGCGTCGTTCACCGTGGTGGCGGCCGACGACGACAACCGCCGTGGCGCGCAGGTGTCCGAGCTGCTGGACGGTATCCCCGGGCTGGTGGCGCGCGACCGCCAGAACTACGCGCAGGACACCCAGCTGTCGATCCGCGGCTTCGGCGCGCGCTCCACCTTCGGCGTACGCGGCGTGCGGCTGCTGGTCGACGGCATCCCGGCCAGCATGCCCGATGGTCAGGGCCAGCTGTCGCACTTCAACGTGTTGGGCGCCGAGCGGGTGGAAGTGCTGCGCGGGCCGTTTTCGGCGCTGTACGGCAATTCCTCCGGCGGCGTGCTGCAACTATGGAGCGCCGACGGCAAGCCCGACGACCCGTGGCGGCTGCGTGCCACCTACGGCAGCAATGCCACCGTCAATGTTGGCGCGCAATTGCTCGGCCAGCAGGGCGCGGTGCACTACAACCTGGCCGCCAATCATTTCGAAACCGACGGCTTCCGCGACCATAGCCGCGCAAGGCGCGACTCGGTCAACGCCAAGCTGGGCTTCGACCTGGCACCCGGCAGCCGGCTGGACCTGGTGCTCAACTATCTGGACGCGCCCGATGCGCAGGACCCGCTGGGCCTGACCCGCGCGCAATTCAACGCCGACCCGGCGCAGGCCACCTCGGTGGCCACCCAGTTCAACACCCGCAAATCGGTGCGCCAATCGCAGGCCGGGGCGATCTTCACCCAGCAGTTCGACAGCCAGACGGTGCGGCTGATGGCCTATGGCGGGCAGCGCAGCGTGGAGCAGTTCCTGGCGGTGCCGGTAGCGGTGCAGCGCAATCCGCTGCATTCGGGCGGGGTGATCGATCTGGACAGCAATTACGAAGGTGCCGACGCGCGTTGGGCCTGGCAAGGCGAGGCCCTGGGCCGGCCCCTGCAGCTGACCGTGGGCGCAAACGTGGATCGTCAACGCCAGCACCGCACCGGCTACGAGAATTTCGTCGGCACCACGCTGGGCGTGCAGGGCGCGCTGCGCCGCAATCAGCGCGACCAGGTCGAGAACGTGGATCAGTTTGCGCAGGCCTGGTGGCAGTGGAGCGAGCGCTGGTCGGCATTGCTGGGCGTGCGGCATAGCCAGGTGCGTTTCCGCTCGGACGACCATTACATCGTGGGCCGCAATCCCGACGACAGCGGGCGGCGCGATTATTCGGCCACCACGCCGGTAGCCGGCATCGTGTTCCGCGCCACCGACGATCTGCGTTTTTACGCCTCGGCTGGACGCGGCTTCGAAACGCCCACCTTCAACGAGCTGGGGTACCGCAACGACGGCGGCGCGGGTCTGGCGCTGGACCTGGGCTCGGCCACCAGCCGCAACTACGAGGTCGGCAGCAAGTGGCGCGCCCAGAGCGGCGCGGCGCTGCAGCTGGCGTTGTTTCGCGCAGACACCGACGACGAGCTGGCAGTGGCCAGCAACACCAACGGCCGAAGCACCTATCGCAACATCGGCGCCACCCGCCGCCAGGGCGCGGAGCTGAGCTGGAATCAACCAGTGGGCGCCACCCAGCAGTTGCAGCTGGCCTATACCTTCGTCGATGCCACCGTGCGCGATGGCTATCTCACCTGCGCCAGCAGCGGCTGCGCCACGCCCACCGCGCCAGTGGCGAGCGGGTCGCGCCTGCCCGGCGTGCCGCGCCAGCAGCTGTTTGCGCGCTGGCAGTGGCAGCCGTTGCAATGGCAGTTCGCCGCCGAAACGGTGGCCTCCGACGCCACCGTGGTCAACGACCTGGCCACCGAGCGCGCGCCGGGCTATGCATTGGTCAACCTGGAAGCCTCGCGCCGCTGGACCACCAGCTTCGGCGGGCTGCGTACCTTCGCCCGCATCGACAACGCGCTGGACCGCCAGTACGTGGGCTCGGTGATCGTCAACGACGGCAACGGACGCTATTACGAACCCGGCCCGGACCGCACCTATACGGTAGGGCTGCAGTGGGATTTTGGCGGCTGA
- a CDS encoding cupin domain-containing protein codes for MFPLNMRYAPIDFSDKLALLSQHCSPRVVAEMNDYQFKLVKLQGAFVWHRHADTDEVFIVLDGHMTIEFRDGVVALSAGQMHVVPKGVKHRPVAEHECSVLLVEPRGVVNTGDAGGAYTADNDVWI; via the coding sequence ATGTTTCCGTTGAACATGCGCTACGCCCCGATCGATTTCAGCGACAAGCTCGCCTTGCTGTCGCAGCACTGTTCCCCGCGTGTCGTTGCGGAAATGAACGACTACCAGTTCAAGCTGGTCAAGCTGCAAGGTGCGTTCGTGTGGCATCGGCATGCGGACACGGACGAGGTGTTCATCGTGCTGGACGGCCACATGACCATCGAATTTCGCGATGGCGTGGTGGCGCTGTCGGCCGGGCAGATGCACGTGGTGCCCAAGGGGGTCAAACACCGGCCAGTGGCGGAGCACGAGTGCAGCGTGCTGCTGGTCGAGCCACGCGGCGTGGTCAATACCGGCGATGCGGGTGGCGCCTACACCGCAGACAACGACGTCTGGATCTGA